The Anopheles moucheti chromosome 3, idAnoMoucSN_F20_07, whole genome shotgun sequence genome contains the following window.
AATTGAAACACATTTATTAATCCGAAATGCGCCTTCAAATTTAGACAATTCGTTAATtaaagtgaagcaaaattaCGAAAGCTGCATGTACCAAGAGTTTGTGTGCAGATTGCTGTAAAAGCTTTCAGAATATGAATGCAGTGTCATACGTAATGACCGAGCGCATTCCACAATGGTTTACCAGTTGTCAGTAAcgtcaaaaagaaaaattatcaaaacaaaaaaataaatcagcgGCTCGCACATTTCCTCGATTCTACTTATCGTGTGTTCATATATACCAAACAAATTCACTACACAACACGCAATGACCGACGATTATCTAAATAAACCTATATCCTTTGGAGCACCGCCGACATCAGGTAGTTATTTGTAATCCAAGTTTTATAAGCAAATTACGCAACAGTCTTTAACACCACGCTGTATTCCTTTCTGTCAACAGGAATCGCAGCAAGCCCTCAGCTGCAACCTTTGTCACCGTATCTAAACTACGATGCCCGATACCTTCAAGCGCAACCAGAATTTATATTTCCCGAAGGAGCCTCCAAACAGCGGGGCAGATTCGAGCTTGCTTTCTCACAGATAGGTTCCTCAGCGATGATAGGCGCCTGCATTGGCGGTGCGGGAGGGCTGTACAATGGTATCAATGCAACGCGACTAGCTAAACAGACTGGAAAGTTGCGTCGAACACAGTAAGTATTCTCAATGTGCGCTAGTAGGATTGATCGCATATTCCATTCAGTAAATGAATACCTATCTCTATTACAGACTGTTAAATCACGTTATGAAGCAAGGTGCTGCGACCGCCAACACGTTCGGTACGATAGCGGTTATGTATTCCGCCTTTGGCGTTGTGTTGCAATACGCTCGGGGTGAAGACGATGAAATCAACACaattgctgctggtggtgccaCTGGACTGCTGTACAAATCCACAGCCGGACTAAGGAAATGTGCAATTGGTGGAGGAATTGGATTGGCACTATCGTCTATGTACGTGCTTTGGTGTATGGCTGGTGGTGGTTCGAAAAAGTTGAGCGATCTTAAATCACAATACTTGTAATCAAAGCAACAAATCAGGCTATAGAATGTActgttaatttttaaacatactTCAAGTGACAACTGTACCGGGAATCGTTCAGTGCAGTGTGCTATCAAATGTTGGAGTCATTTGAGAGCAAGCGTGGTTTAACTACGAGCATTCAGCTAATTGTGTATTACCATAGGCTCATTTAGGTAGTAGACCATTCTTCTAATGTTGCGACATCGCATAACTCCAGCACCGTCGTATAACGCGAAGCATTACCagtgaataaattaatgaacGGCTTTTGGCTCATACAGACTATTGGAGCTACGAAAACACGATTTTTCTTGATTTCTATGGTGAAttgggtttatttttaatattacttcAATTTCACTCAGGTTTTGCAAAAAGCATAACCGTTTCACAGAACTTAAAAGCCTAGACGAAAGTGCAGTGCTTGATTTGAGCGAAATATAATCGTATATTCATTAAAAAGAGTAACAATTTTGAGTATGTTATCTATTTAACGAAATTCTCTAGTTCGTATCATGCAAAACAGAATTTCATCATGAATTTTCTTAACATGTTtgattcaatttgttttgctaattCTTGGCGCCGTATTCAAATGCAACGATTGAAAATCACAAATTGTTTGACAAGTACAATTCTGATGTTGGGTGTAACCACTAGCTAAGCGACGCTTGTAAACGTCAAACGTTTGGCTTGCTGTTTACATTCCATCGTGTTTTCATTTGCAGTTTCTcagtttatttataaaatctAGTTGGAAATTTGGTAACCCGCCGTGTAAGTATAGCGCTTTCTATTGTACAGCCTCATAAACGTTCAGCGCACTGCACCAAGTGTATCCAAGTGCCCTCGATGCTTCACGATTGATCTAGCCACTCTGAAAAGGGGAAAGTGACCAGATAGGGAAAGCTTTCGAGCCAATCCATATGGTGGTCCCCACGCCCAGTTTTCTGACTTTTGGCTGTCTTCAATAATATGTATATGAATTGATTGGATTATATAGTTGTTTTTCAAACTACGTTCTTGTTCTTTTTGCAGGCGCCGCTCAATACCAGTATGAATCAGTATCGCAGCGAAAAGCAACTTGCTTATCTGTATCCGATTATCGCAACCTTATCTTTCGTGTGCTGTATATCGACAACCGTAGCATGGCAGCACTGGCGTTACGTTTTGGATACTTGTGTTGAAACGAACTGCGGATGCATTTTACATGGCAGATCAACACCTACCCATTTCACCGGGGGACATGTCGCGTACTGCCACTGGGCGGCCTATGGACTAGTGTTACCCATTATATTCTGCTTTATCTTTGGAATATTTCACGTTTTCCGGGTGTGCTTTGGCCGACGTCGACGTTACCCTGAAACTGCCACTgttagacaaaggtaagtaggCGTATTTGGAAGAATAAGAAGCGCTTTTGGGACCACAACAAGACAGGAGAATAGAtaactgttgtttttgttcatatGATTTCATTAATCTGAACTGAATGATTttaggttttatttatttaatttttcaaaagtgtcaaaagaaaaagaaatacagTTGTAGTTGTATTACtttgaatatttctttttaaaaatcgttgtagttctaccatgaatatCGGTTCGGTTCCGGTTTAGTCTAGATTTTAAGCAATTAAGCTAACAGATTCTAATATCGGATGCATTCCTTAACTGTATTAATTGCAGATCCGGGGACTTAATTGTAATGACAACTAAGACTGATGTCGAAGAAGACGACATTAATCCATACTATTGGATACCAGCCAGTGTACTTGGAAGCTTGATGGCCGTATTAACGCTCGTACATGCCGCGATGTATTTGGATGGATTCTTAAACACCTGCAAGCAGCAACGCAACGAACTAATCAAGTACATGCAGGCCAACGGCAGCTTGGTGCCAATCATACAGAGTCGCATTTCGTGTTCGTCGGTGTTTGATTTTATGGACTACTTGCATCTGGACGTTGCATTCGATAGACGCCGCGAAGGTAGAATCAATACGGCTGCTGCACTGATAATTGGTTTAGTCTGTTCATGGGTTTGCGTTGGATTATGGATCTGGACGGTGGTAATTAACGCCAGACGAGCGCGTGCCAGCAAAAACATGCGAATTTAATCCTGAATGAAGGTACAATCCGTCCATTTTATTCCGATAGTATTAGGCATCGTGTTTTATAATACCCGGTAGTATACGCCATTGATACCGATTGTGCCTGCATTTTACATCGATGTAATGTTTACAAACTTTCCATGTTTTACATCGCACATATAGTTAGAATTGACATCACGAAGCATCAGAACGACATCA
Protein-coding sequences here:
- the LOC128303458 gene encoding mitochondrial import inner membrane translocase subunit Tim23 gives rise to the protein MTDDYLNKPISFGAPPTSGIAASPQLQPLSPYLNYDARYLQAQPEFIFPEGASKQRGRFELAFSQIGSSAMIGACIGGAGGLYNGINATRLAKQTGKLRRTQLLNHVMKQGAATANTFGTIAVMYSAFGVVLQYARGEDDEINTIAAGGATGLLYKSTAGLRKCAIGGGIGLALSSMYVLWCMAGGGSKKLSDLKSQYL
- the LOC128304259 gene encoding uncharacterized protein LOC128304259 gives rise to the protein MNQYRSEKQLAYLYPIIATLSFVCCISTTVAWQHWRYVLDTCVETNCGCILHGRSTPTHFTGGHVAYCHWAAYGLVLPIIFCFIFGIFHVFRVCFGRRRRYPETATVRQRSGDLIVMTTKTDVEEDDINPYYWIPASVLGSLMAVLTLVHAAMYLDGFLNTCKQQRNELIKYMQANGSLVPIIQSRISCSSVFDFMDYLHLDVAFDRRREGRINTAAALIIGLVCSWVCVGLWIWTVVINARRARASKNMRI